Proteins from a genomic interval of Procambarus clarkii isolate CNS0578487 chromosome 45, FALCON_Pclarkii_2.0, whole genome shotgun sequence:
- the LOC138350298 gene encoding mucin-13-like has product MFASCQSPSTVVRHPQQLSDTLNSCQSPSTVVSHPQQLSVTLNSCQSPSTVVSHPQQLSVTLNSCQTPSTVDTLNSCQTPSTVVRHPQQLSDTLNSCQTPSTVVRHPQQLSDTLNSCQTPSTVVRHPQQLSDTLNSCQTPSTVVRHPQQLSDTLNSCQTPSTVVRHPQQLSDTLNSCQTPSTVVRHPQQLSDTLNSCQTPSTVVRHTQQLSDTLNSCQTPSTVVSHPQQLSDTLSSCQTPLNSCQTPSTAGGRQSRNIRKCQNISGMS; this is encoded by the coding sequence ATGTTTGCGTCCTGTCAGTCACCCTCAACAGTTGTCAGACACCCTCAACAGTTATCAGACACCCTCAACAGTTGTCAGTCACCCTCTACAGTTGTCAGTCACCCTCAACAGTTGTCAGTCACCCTCAACAGTTGTCAGTCACCCTCAACAGTTGTCAGTCACCCTCAACAGTTGTCAGTCACCCTCAACAGTTGTCAGACACCCTCAACAGTTGACACCCTCAACAGTTGTCAGACACCCTCAACAGTTGTCAGACACCCTCAACAGTTGTCAGACACCCTCAACAGTTGTCAGACACCCTCAACAGTTGTCAGACACCCTCAACAGTTGTCAGACACCCTCAACAGTTGTCAGACACCCTCAACAGTTGTCAGACACCCTCAACAGTTGTCAGACACCCTCAACAGTTGTCAGACACCCTCAACAGTTGTCAGACACCCTCAACAGTTGTCAGACACCCTCAACAGTTGTCAGACACCCTCAACAGTTGTCAGACACCCTCAACAGTTGTCAGACACCCTCAACAGTTGTCAGACACCCTCAACAGTTGTCAGACACCCTCAACAGTTGTCAGACACCCTCAACAGTTGTCAGACACCCTCAACAGTTGTCAGACACACTCAACAGTTGTCAGACACCCTCAACAGTTGTCAGACACCCTCAACAGTTGTCAGTCACCCTCAACAGTTGTCAGACACCCTCAGCAGCTGTCAGACACCCCTCAACAGTTGTCAGACACCATCAACAGCTGGCGGACGCCAAtcaagaaatattagaaaatgtcAGAATATATCCGGCATGTCTTGA